Proteins co-encoded in one Novosphingobium sp. PP1Y genomic window:
- the plsY gene encoding glycerol-3-phosphate 1-O-acyltransferase PlsY, whose amino-acid sequence MQWIFALALGYALGSVPFGLIITRIAGAGDLRSIGSGNIGATNVLRTGRKGLAAATLLLDLLKGLAAVLIAAVLWPASVWLAALGAFLGHCFPVWLKFRGGKGVATTAGIAFGLAWPVGLAYALTWIGLLLTVKISSVAGMTAAVVAPLVALALGHQDAALVLAVIAAIVLFQHRENIARLRAGTEPRVGGSKKS is encoded by the coding sequence ATGCAGTGGATATTCGCTTTGGCACTGGGCTACGCGCTCGGCTCCGTACCCTTTGGCCTCATCATCACCCGGATTGCCGGTGCGGGCGACTTGCGCTCGATCGGTTCGGGCAACATCGGCGCAACCAATGTGCTGCGCACCGGACGCAAGGGGCTGGCTGCGGCCACCCTCCTGCTGGACCTGCTCAAGGGCCTTGCCGCGGTGCTGATCGCCGCGGTGCTGTGGCCGGCATCGGTCTGGCTGGCTGCACTCGGCGCATTTCTGGGGCACTGTTTCCCGGTGTGGCTGAAGTTTCGCGGCGGCAAGGGCGTGGCGACGACGGCGGGCATTGCCTTCGGCCTCGCCTGGCCGGTGGGCCTTGCCTATGCCTTGACCTGGATCGGCCTGCTCCTGACCGTGAAGATTTCTTCTGTCGCGGGCATGACGGCGGCCGTGGTCGCTCCGCTGGTGGCCCTGGCGCTGGGGCACCAGGACGCCGCGCTCGTCCTCGCCGTCATCGCTGCGATCGTGCTGTTCCAGCACCGCGAGAACATCGCGCGGCTTCGCGCCGGAACCGAGCCCAGGGTGGGCGGCAGCAAGAAGTCCTGA
- the murI gene encoding glutamate racemase has translation MSSDSSTTGQTAGDRASNEPSAPILLFDSGVGGLTVLEEVRKLQPAMPVIYAADTAGLPYGTKSEAQVAARVAGLLGRMTERFKPRLVCIACNTASTIALGMVRDVLEVPIVGTVPAIKPAAAMTRSGVIGLLGTEATIRQAYVDRLEHEFAADKILLRHGAPGLVEAAEAKLRGEPVDMRIIREACEALRSRPDGERIDTVVLACTHFPLLRTELAEVFGPDVRFVHGAAGIARQIARLTDEQACTRQVPDRALFTGPEGTPGAYREALANFGLIEGGKF, from the coding sequence ATGTCCTCCGATAGTTCCACCACCGGGCAGACCGCAGGCGACCGGGCCAGCAACGAACCGTCAGCTCCGATTCTCCTGTTCGACTCGGGGGTTGGTGGCCTCACGGTGCTGGAGGAAGTGCGCAAGCTCCAGCCCGCCATGCCGGTGATCTACGCGGCGGACACGGCCGGCCTGCCATATGGCACCAAGAGCGAGGCGCAAGTCGCCGCCCGCGTCGCCGGATTGCTCGGCCGCATGACGGAGCGCTTCAAGCCACGACTCGTATGCATCGCCTGCAACACCGCCTCGACGATCGCCCTGGGCATGGTTCGCGACGTGCTCGAGGTTCCGATCGTGGGCACCGTTCCGGCGATCAAGCCGGCTGCGGCCATGACGCGCAGCGGCGTGATCGGCCTGCTGGGCACCGAAGCGACGATCCGGCAGGCCTACGTCGACCGGCTCGAGCACGAATTCGCCGCCGACAAGATCCTGCTGCGCCATGGCGCTCCGGGTCTCGTCGAGGCAGCCGAAGCGAAGCTGCGCGGCGAGCCGGTGGACATGAGAATCATCCGGGAGGCCTGCGAGGCCCTGCGATCAAGGCCCGATGGCGAGCGGATCGACACCGTCGTTCTCGCCTGTACGCACTTTCCACTGCTCAGGACCGAGCTGGCCGAAGTCTTCGGTCCGGACGTGCGCTTCGTGCACGGCGCCGCAGGTATCGCACGCCAGATCGCGCGGCTCACTGACGAACAGGCATGCACTCGCCAGGTACCCGACCGGGCGCTCTTCACCGGGCCGGAAGGCACGCCGGGCGCATATCGCGAAGCGCTGGCGAACTTTGGGCTGATCGAGGGCGGAAAATTTTGA
- the hemA gene encoding 5-aminolevulinate synthase, producing the protein MNYEHIFDQAIERLHSEGRYRVFIDILRNKGAYPNARCFAGHNGPKPITVWCSNDYLAMGQHPKVIEAMEGALQDVGAGSGGTRNIGGNTHYHIELESELADLHGKQGALLFTSGYVSNDATLSTLAKLLPGCVIFSDELNHASMIAGIRNSGCEKKVFRHNDLEHLEELLAETDPALPKLIAFESVYSMDGDVAPIHAICDLADKYNALTYIDEVHAVGMYGPRGGGITDRDEAAHRIDIIEGTLGKAFGVMGGYIAADTKIIDCIRSYAPGFIFTTSLSPVLVAGVLASVKHLKSSNEEREGQQRSAGMLKQMFRDAGLPVMDSTTHIVPLMVGDPVKAKKISDILLAEYGAYVQPINFPTVPRGTERLRFTPGPAHTEAMMRDLTNALVEIWERMEMKLAA; encoded by the coding sequence GTGAACTACGAGCACATTTTCGACCAGGCCATCGAACGCCTGCACTCCGAAGGCCGCTACCGTGTCTTCATCGACATCCTGCGCAACAAGGGGGCCTACCCCAACGCGCGGTGCTTCGCCGGTCACAATGGCCCGAAGCCGATCACGGTCTGGTGCTCGAACGACTACCTCGCCATGGGCCAGCACCCCAAGGTCATCGAAGCGATGGAAGGGGCGCTGCAGGACGTCGGCGCCGGATCGGGCGGAACCCGCAATATCGGCGGCAACACGCACTATCACATCGAGCTCGAGAGCGAGCTGGCCGACCTGCACGGCAAGCAGGGCGCGCTGCTGTTCACGTCCGGCTACGTCTCGAACGACGCCACGCTCTCGACGCTGGCCAAGTTGCTGCCCGGCTGCGTCATTTTCTCGGACGAGCTCAACCACGCCAGCATGATCGCAGGGATCCGCAATTCCGGCTGCGAGAAGAAGGTATTCCGCCACAACGACCTCGAACACCTCGAGGAACTCCTGGCTGAAACCGATCCCGCATTGCCCAAGCTGATCGCGTTCGAGTCGGTCTACTCGATGGACGGCGACGTCGCGCCGATCCACGCGATCTGCGACCTTGCCGACAAGTACAACGCCCTCACCTACATCGACGAAGTTCACGCGGTCGGCATGTACGGCCCGCGCGGCGGCGGCATCACAGACCGCGACGAGGCAGCCCACCGCATCGACATCATCGAGGGCACGCTGGGCAAGGCGTTCGGCGTCATGGGCGGCTACATCGCGGCCGACACCAAGATCATCGACTGCATCCGCTCCTATGCCCCGGGCTTCATCTTCACCACCTCACTCTCGCCGGTTCTGGTCGCGGGCGTGCTGGCTTCGGTGAAGCACCTCAAGAGTTCGAACGAGGAACGCGAAGGCCAGCAGCGTTCGGCCGGCATGCTCAAGCAGATGTTCCGCGACGCCGGCCTGCCGGTGATGGACTCGACCACGCACATCGTCCCGCTGATGGTGGGCGATCCGGTCAAGGCCAAGAAAATCAGCGACATCCTGCTTGCCGAGTACGGCGCCTATGTCCAACCGATCAACTTCCCGACAGTGCCGCGCGGCACCGAGCGACTGCGCTTCACCCCGGGCCCTGCCCATACCGAGGCCATGATGCGCGACCTGACCAACGCGCTGGTCGAGATCTGGGAGCGCATGGAGATGAAGCTGGCCGCCTGA
- a CDS encoding NADH:flavin oxidoreductase/NADH oxidase, translated as MTKLFEPIQVGNLTLANRIVIAPMCQYSAEDGRMTDWHTVHLGTLAQSGAGILTIEAAAVTPEGRISYADVGLWDDQTEAAMGKVLESVRRWSDMPIALQLAHAGRKATTARPWDGGAQIAPGEENGWQTLSASAVPFQPHENPPEALDEAGLARIRDAFADSARRAARLGIDAIQIHAAHGYLLHQFLSPLSNHRDDDYGGNLENRMRFPLEIYDAVRAAFPADKPVTVRVSGTDWVDGGWDAEQTAAFARALEARGCAAIHVSSGGLHPEQKIPVGPNYQVPLARKVKEAVSIPVIAVGLITEPEQAEAIVATGDADMIAIARTILYDPRWPWHAAAKLGAQVKAAPQYLRCQPRTYKDLFEQD; from the coding sequence ATGACAAAGCTTTTCGAGCCAATTCAGGTCGGCAATCTCACCCTCGCCAACCGCATCGTCATCGCGCCGATGTGCCAGTACTCCGCCGAGGACGGGCGGATGACCGACTGGCACACCGTTCACCTTGGCACGCTTGCCCAGTCAGGCGCAGGAATCCTGACCATCGAGGCTGCAGCGGTCACGCCCGAGGGGCGCATCTCCTATGCCGACGTCGGCCTTTGGGACGATCAGACTGAAGCGGCCATGGGCAAGGTTCTTGAGAGTGTGCGACGCTGGTCGGACATGCCGATCGCGCTCCAGCTTGCCCATGCCGGCCGCAAGGCCACCACGGCGCGCCCCTGGGATGGCGGCGCACAAATCGCGCCGGGCGAGGAGAACGGCTGGCAGACCCTCTCCGCTTCTGCGGTGCCGTTCCAGCCGCATGAAAATCCGCCCGAAGCGCTCGACGAAGCCGGTCTTGCCCGCATCCGCGATGCCTTTGCCGATTCCGCGCGCCGCGCAGCGCGCCTGGGCATCGATGCCATCCAGATCCACGCCGCGCATGGCTACTTGCTCCACCAGTTCCTTTCGCCGCTCTCCAACCATCGCGACGACGATTACGGCGGCAACCTGGAAAACCGGATGCGCTTCCCCCTCGAAATCTACGACGCCGTGCGCGCGGCCTTCCCGGCCGATAAGCCCGTGACCGTGCGCGTGTCGGGCACCGACTGGGTCGACGGCGGCTGGGATGCCGAGCAGACCGCCGCCTTCGCCCGCGCACTGGAAGCGCGCGGCTGCGCCGCCATCCACGTCTCCAGTGGCGGCCTCCATCCCGAACAGAAGATCCCGGTCGGCCCCAACTACCAGGTCCCGCTGGCACGAAAGGTCAAGGAAGCGGTCTCGATACCGGTCATCGCCGTCGGCCTGATCACCGAGCCGGAACAGGCCGAGGCCATTGTCGCCACCGGTGACGCCGACATGATCGCGATTGCCCGCACGATCCTCTACGATCCGCGCTGGCCCTGGCACGCTGCCGCAAAGCTGGGCGCGCAGGTCAAGGCCGCGCCGCAGTACCTGCGCTGCCAGCCGCGTACCTACAAGGACCTGTTCGAACAGGACTGA
- a CDS encoding type III PLP-dependent enzyme has translation MLEHPDAPAVVRALAPDEPVILNRPHAAARAARFFATKFPGKSLYAVKANPSPDLVQILWDNGITHYDVASIAEVRMVRGVLPTATLCFMHPVKTASAIREAYRVHGVRTFSLDTQEELEKILAATADDEGNLAADLRLCVRLRVSSEYSELSLASKFGIDLADAAPLLQATRQVADWLGVCFHVGSQAMTPFAYVQALERARAAIADAGVVIDMIDVGGGFPSSYPGMEPPPLEDYFAIIHRHFEALPIAYNAELWCEPGRALSAEYNSLIVKVEKRRGDELYINDGAYGALYDAAHVAWRFPVRHLPRGGSNDNAAIDVAEMQEFSFYGPTCDDADFMEGPFMLPAEIKAGDWIEVGMLGAYGAAMRTAFNGFGQGDVVTVSDEPMASLYTGRKDPRVSDNVVSLR, from the coding sequence TTGCTCGAACATCCTGACGCACCGGCTGTAGTTCGCGCCCTGGCGCCTGACGAACCCGTTATCCTGAACCGCCCGCACGCTGCTGCGCGCGCTGCCCGCTTCTTTGCAACGAAGTTTCCGGGCAAGTCGCTCTATGCGGTGAAGGCGAACCCGTCCCCGGATCTCGTACAGATCCTGTGGGACAACGGCATCACGCATTACGATGTCGCCTCGATTGCCGAGGTGCGCATGGTTCGCGGCGTCCTGCCCACGGCAACGCTGTGCTTCATGCACCCGGTCAAGACCGCGAGCGCCATTCGCGAGGCCTATCGCGTTCATGGCGTGCGCACTTTCAGCCTCGATACGCAGGAGGAACTGGAAAAGATCCTCGCCGCGACTGCCGACGATGAAGGCAATCTCGCCGCCGACCTGCGCCTCTGCGTGCGCCTGCGCGTCTCGTCCGAATATTCGGAGCTGAGCCTGGCCTCGAAGTTCGGCATCGACCTGGCCGATGCCGCGCCGCTGCTGCAGGCGACCCGCCAGGTCGCCGACTGGCTCGGCGTCTGCTTCCACGTGGGTTCGCAGGCCATGACGCCTTTCGCTTATGTCCAGGCGCTGGAGCGCGCGCGTGCCGCGATTGCCGATGCCGGCGTTGTCATCGACATGATCGATGTCGGCGGTGGGTTCCCGTCGAGCTATCCGGGCATGGAGCCGCCGCCGCTCGAGGACTACTTCGCGATCATCCACCGCCACTTCGAGGCGCTGCCGATTGCCTACAACGCCGAGCTTTGGTGCGAGCCGGGCCGGGCGCTGTCGGCCGAGTACAACTCGCTGATCGTCAAGGTCGAGAAGCGTCGCGGCGATGAACTTTACATCAACGATGGTGCCTATGGCGCTCTCTACGATGCCGCGCACGTCGCCTGGCGCTTCCCGGTGCGGCACCTTCCGCGCGGTGGCAGCAACGACAATGCGGCCATCGACGTTGCCGAAATGCAGGAATTCTCGTTCTACGGCCCGACCTGCGACGATGCCGACTTCATGGAGGGCCCCTTCATGCTGCCGGCGGAAATCAAGGCGGGTGACTGGATCGAGGTGGGCATGCTCGGTGCTTACGGCGCCGCCATGCGCACTGCCTTCAATGGTTTCGGCCAGGGCGATGTCGTGACCGTATCGGACGAGCCGATGGCGAGCCTGTACACCGGCCGCAAGGATCCGCGCGTTTCGGACAACGTAGTCTCGCTGCGCTGA
- a CDS encoding carboxynorspermidine decarboxylase produces METRAGDPGAFAQFDLSRVDSPSFVVDAAKLRDNLRVLSEVGEQSGAKVLSALKAFSMWSTAPIIGEYLDGVCTSGLWEARLASEFYDGEIATYCAAYKPDDLDEILRLSDHVIFNSPQQIERCWPIIEAARARGEDFDIGLRINPLHPEGEVPRYDPCAPHSRLGFPIDQLTEEHVELIDGVHMHTLCEQDFEPLHRTWDKAFDYLEPYFGQFKWINIGGGHHITRADYQREELVEFLRDMAEDTGAEIYLEPGEAVALDAGILVGTILDVGFNGMPVAITDISATCHMPDVIEAPYRPAMLGEVPIDGDDLVDEAQGGRVRLGGPSCLAGDVIGDYVLPVEAKPGERFAFLDQAHYSMVKTTTFNGVPLPSIWLWDSETDSLECVRKFAYEDFRDRLS; encoded by the coding sequence ATGGAAACCAGAGCCGGTGATCCGGGCGCATTCGCCCAATTCGACCTGTCGCGCGTCGACAGCCCCAGCTTCGTCGTCGACGCGGCGAAGCTGCGCGACAACTTGCGCGTGCTCTCCGAGGTCGGCGAGCAGTCGGGCGCAAAAGTGCTCTCGGCGCTCAAGGCGTTCTCGATGTGGTCGACCGCCCCGATCATCGGCGAGTACCTCGACGGCGTGTGCACCTCGGGCCTGTGGGAAGCGCGGCTGGCCTCCGAGTTCTACGACGGGGAGATCGCGACCTACTGCGCGGCCTACAAGCCCGACGATCTCGACGAGATCCTGCGCCTTTCGGATCACGTGATCTTCAATTCGCCCCAGCAGATCGAACGGTGCTGGCCGATCATCGAAGCCGCCCGTGCCCGTGGCGAGGATTTCGACATCGGGCTTCGCATCAATCCGCTCCACCCCGAGGGCGAAGTGCCCCGCTACGATCCGTGCGCGCCGCATTCGCGCCTGGGTTTCCCGATCGACCAGCTGACAGAAGAGCATGTCGAGTTGATCGACGGCGTGCACATGCACACCTTGTGCGAGCAGGATTTCGAACCGCTCCACCGCACCTGGGACAAGGCATTCGATTATCTCGAGCCTTATTTCGGCCAGTTCAAGTGGATCAACATCGGCGGCGGCCATCACATCACCCGCGCCGACTACCAGCGCGAGGAACTCGTCGAGTTCCTGCGCGACATGGCCGAGGACACCGGCGCGGAAATCTATCTTGAACCGGGCGAGGCGGTCGCTCTCGACGCGGGCATCCTCGTCGGCACGATCCTCGATGTGGGCTTCAACGGCATGCCGGTTGCGATCACCGACATCTCTGCGACCTGCCACATGCCCGATGTGATCGAGGCACCCTATCGCCCCGCGATGCTGGGTGAGGTGCCCATCGACGGCGACGACCTCGTCGACGAGGCGCAAGGGGGCAGGGTACGCCTTGGCGGACCGTCCTGCCTCGCGGGCGACGTGATCGGCGACTATGTGCTTCCGGTCGAGGCCAAGCCGGGCGAGCGCTTCGCCTTTCTCGACCAGGCGCACTACTCGATGGTCAAGACAACCACCTTCAACGGGGTACCGCTGCCCTCGATCTGGCTGTGGGATTCGGAAACGGATTCGCTCGAGTGCGTCCGCAAGTTCGCATACGAGGATTTCCGCGACCGCTTGAGTTGA
- a CDS encoding saccharopine dehydrogenase family protein — MSKVLVIGAGGVGSVAVHKMAMNPNIFSDIHLASRTVSKCEAIAESVKERTGVTIGTYAIDADDVEATSALIRSIGPELVVNLALPYQDLAIMDACLATGVNYMDTANYEPKDVAKFEYRWQWEYQDRFKEAGLMALLGSGFDPGVTSVFAMWLKKHKLKTIRTLDILDCNGGDHGQAFATNFNPEINIREVTAPARHWENGEFVETPAMGVKQSFDFEAVGPKNMYMMYHEELESLAKFIPEMERARFWMTFGDEYIKHLTVLQNVGMTRIDPVIYNGVEIVPLQFLKAVLPEPASLGPTTKGKTNIGDIATGEALDGSGEKTFYIKNICDHEDAYEETGNQAVSYTTGVPAMIGAAMMLTGAWKGEGVFNMEQFDPDPFMAMLNEHGLPWTCEELAEPLPF, encoded by the coding sequence GTGAGCAAGGTTCTGGTGATCGGCGCAGGCGGCGTCGGCTCGGTCGCAGTCCACAAGATGGCGATGAACCCGAATATCTTCAGTGACATCCACCTCGCCAGCCGCACGGTCTCCAAGTGCGAGGCAATCGCGGAGTCGGTGAAGGAACGCACCGGCGTGACGATCGGCACTTACGCCATCGACGCCGACGACGTGGAGGCCACTTCGGCGCTCATCCGCTCGATCGGCCCCGAGCTCGTCGTCAATCTCGCGCTGCCCTATCAGGACCTGGCGATCATGGACGCCTGCCTGGCGACCGGCGTCAATTACATGGACACGGCGAACTACGAGCCCAAGGACGTGGCGAAGTTCGAGTACCGCTGGCAGTGGGAATACCAGGACCGCTTCAAGGAGGCAGGACTCATGGCGCTGCTCGGTTCGGGCTTCGATCCGGGCGTTACCAGCGTCTTTGCGATGTGGCTCAAGAAGCACAAGCTCAAGACGATCCGCACGCTCGACATTCTCGACTGCAACGGCGGCGATCACGGCCAGGCCTTCGCAACCAATTTCAACCCGGAAATCAACATCCGCGAAGTGACTGCGCCCGCGCGCCACTGGGAAAACGGCGAATTCGTCGAGACTCCCGCGATGGGCGTGAAACAGTCGTTCGACTTCGAAGCTGTCGGCCCGAAGAACATGTACATGATGTACCACGAGGAACTGGAAAGCCTTGCGAAGTTCATCCCCGAGATGGAGCGCGCGCGCTTCTGGATGACTTTCGGCGACGAGTACATCAAGCACCTGACCGTGCTGCAGAACGTGGGCATGACCCGCATCGATCCGGTCATCTACAACGGTGTCGAGATCGTCCCGCTGCAGTTCCTCAAGGCGGTTCTGCCCGAGCCGGCCTCGCTCGGCCCGACGACCAAGGGCAAGACCAATATCGGCGATATCGCGACCGGCGAGGCGCTCGACGGTTCGGGTGAGAAGACGTTCTACATCAAGAACATCTGCGACCACGAGGACGCCTACGAGGAAACCGGCAATCAGGCGGTGAGCTATACCACCGGCGTTCCGGCGATGATCGGCGCTGCCATGATGCTGACCGGCGCCTGGAAAGGTGAGGGCGTGTTCAACATGGAGCAGTTCGACCCCGATCCGTTCATGGCGATGCTCAATGAGCACGGCCTGCCGTGGACCTGCGAGGAACTGGCCGAACCGCTGCCGTTCTGA
- a CDS encoding DUF3419 family protein has protein sequence MPKSASTLIEKAVVRHESPRLSRLLDKAFAMAFKGLVYAQIWEDPVADMDALKIGPDSRIITIASGGCNALSYLTANPHSITCVDLNTAHIALNKLKHAAVRHLPDYANVRRFIAEADHPSNVETYSLLLAPHLDEATRRYWEGRDLVGRRRIGAFTRGIYKHGLLGNFIGLAHILAKLYRIDPAEILGAGSLEDQRRVFDERFAPIFERRLVRWLTNHPASLFGLGIPPAQYSALAGEQRMADVLRARLEKLACHFPVNDNYFAWQAFGRGYGRGAEHPLPPYLQRGNLPLVRERLDRLTVRHANFTQVLAEAGDASYDRYILLDAQDWMSDAQLAELWSQITRTARPGSRVLFRTAAEPSLLPGRVPDAILDRWEYREVESQAATLADRSSIYGGVHLYELRA, from the coding sequence ATGCCCAAGAGTGCCTCGACCCTCATCGAAAAGGCTGTTGTCCGCCACGAATCCCCCCGCCTCTCCCGCCTACTCGACAAGGCTTTCGCGATGGCGTTCAAGGGTCTGGTCTATGCCCAGATCTGGGAAGACCCGGTGGCAGACATGGATGCGCTGAAGATCGGGCCCGACAGCCGCATCATCACCATCGCCAGCGGCGGCTGCAATGCACTGAGCTACCTGACGGCCAACCCGCACTCGATCACCTGCGTCGACCTCAACACCGCGCACATCGCTCTCAACAAGCTCAAGCACGCCGCCGTGCGCCATCTGCCAGACTATGCAAACGTGCGACGCTTCATTGCCGAGGCCGATCATCCGTCCAATGTCGAAACCTACTCGCTGCTGCTCGCCCCCCATCTCGACGAGGCGACGCGGCGCTATTGGGAAGGCCGCGATCTCGTCGGTCGCCGCCGGATCGGTGCCTTCACCCGCGGGATCTACAAGCACGGACTGCTCGGCAATTTCATCGGCCTCGCCCACATCCTTGCCAAGCTGTACCGGATCGATCCTGCCGAAATCCTCGGCGCAGGGTCGCTCGAGGACCAGCGCCGCGTCTTCGACGAACGCTTCGCGCCCATCTTCGAACGCCGCCTGGTCCGCTGGCTGACCAATCACCCCGCATCGTTGTTCGGCCTTGGCATTCCGCCCGCCCAATACTCTGCCCTTGCCGGCGAGCAGCGCATGGCGGACGTCCTGCGCGCCCGGCTCGAGAAGCTGGCTTGCCACTTCCCCGTCAACGACAACTACTTCGCCTGGCAGGCTTTCGGGCGCGGCTATGGGCGCGGCGCGGAGCATCCCCTGCCCCCTTACCTGCAGCGCGGCAACCTGCCCCTCGTGCGCGAGCGGCTCGACCGGCTCACCGTGCGCCATGCCAATTTCACCCAGGTCCTCGCCGAAGCCGGCGATGCCTCCTACGACCGCTACATCCTGCTCGACGCGCAGGACTGGATGAGCGACGCGCAACTGGCCGAGCTGTGGAGCCAGATCACCCGCACCGCCCGGCCGGGATCGCGCGTACTGTTCCGCACAGCCGCCGAGCCCTCGCTGCTGCCCGGCCGTGTGCCCGATGCCATCCTCGATCGCTGGGAATACCGGGAGGTGGAGTCGCAGGCGGCGACACTGGCCGACCGCTCCTCGATCTACGGCGGCGTGCACCTCTACGAGCTGCGCGCGTGA
- a CDS encoding class I SAM-dependent methyltransferase has protein sequence MTGSTPATDHAALMDRVYRGQRHIYDLTRKYYLFGRDRLIDELECRAGHAVLELGCGTGRNLQLIARRWPGVQCHGLDISAEMLKNARKRLGLSGRLALGDATRFDARGLFGREGFDRIVLSYALSMIPGWQATLEQAVAALAPGGSVRVVDFGDLAGLPAPLSGGLRKWLAHFHVTPRTGMESVCTRIAREKHLRLEHLRGPLGYYQMVHISR, from the coding sequence GTGACCGGCTCGACACCTGCGACCGACCATGCCGCACTGATGGACAGGGTCTATCGCGGCCAGCGGCACATCTACGACCTTACGCGCAAGTACTACCTGTTCGGCCGCGACCGTCTGATCGACGAGCTGGAATGCCGCGCCGGTCACGCCGTGCTCGAGCTGGGCTGCGGCACCGGACGCAACCTGCAGCTCATTGCCCGCCGCTGGCCCGGCGTGCAGTGCCACGGCCTCGATATTTCCGCCGAGATGCTCAAGAACGCCCGCAAGCGGCTGGGCCTGTCCGGTCGGCTGGCCCTCGGCGATGCCACCCGTTTCGATGCGCGCGGCCTGTTCGGGCGCGAGGGCTTCGACCGCATCGTCCTGTCCTATGCGCTCTCGATGATCCCGGGCTGGCAAGCGACGCTGGAGCAAGCGGTTGCGGCACTGGCCCCGGGCGGCTCCGTGCGCGTCGTCGACTTCGGAGATCTGGCCGGCCTGCCCGCGCCGCTCTCGGGGGGATTGCGCAAGTGGCTCGCCCATTTCCACGTCACCCCGCGCACCGGGATGGAATCCGTTTGCACCCGAATCGCGCGCGAGAAGCACCTCAGGCTGGAGCACTTGCGCGGACCGCTCGGCTATTACCAGATGGTGCACATCTCGCGTTGA
- a CDS encoding threonine/serine dehydratase produces MSNASPRKPTAEGVRLAARKVGEILPMTPLLPLEVEGTRIWCKAECLQPVGAFKIRGAWHRLTALSEEERKCGVIGVSSGNHAQGVAWAARELGIAATIVMPIDAPQVKLANTRALGAEVVLYDRPGGEDRDEVAERLTAERGATLVHAFGDPWIIEGQGSVGIEIARQMNGAPDLIVTPCGGGGLAAGLALACPDSRVIPVEPEGWDDVCRSLAAGKILPVAPDAPPTACDALQTPATRPVNFEVLKARCPFGLIATPAEIRAAQRLAFQRLRLVVEPGGAAALAAVLAGKVELAERTAIVLSGGNTDPASFASVLAGND; encoded by the coding sequence ATGAGCAATGCATCCCCCCGCAAGCCGACCGCCGAGGGCGTGAGACTCGCCGCGCGCAAGGTCGGCGAAATCCTTCCCATGACTCCCCTGCTCCCGCTCGAAGTCGAGGGCACAAGGATCTGGTGCAAGGCCGAGTGCCTGCAGCCTGTCGGCGCGTTCAAGATCCGCGGCGCCTGGCACCGCCTGACCGCGCTGTCCGAAGAAGAACGCAAATGCGGCGTCATCGGCGTATCGAGCGGCAACCACGCGCAGGGCGTCGCCTGGGCCGCCCGTGAACTGGGCATTGCCGCGACCATCGTCATGCCCATCGACGCGCCGCAGGTGAAGCTCGCCAACACGCGTGCGCTCGGCGCCGAAGTCGTGCTCTACGACCGGCCTGGCGGCGAGGACCGCGATGAAGTGGCCGAACGGCTGACGGCCGAGCGCGGTGCTACCTTGGTCCATGCCTTCGGCGACCCGTGGATCATCGAGGGTCAAGGCTCTGTCGGCATCGAGATTGCCCGGCAAATGAACGGCGCGCCCGATCTGATCGTCACCCCCTGCGGCGGCGGCGGACTTGCCGCAGGCCTTGCCCTTGCGTGCCCCGATTCGCGCGTGATCCCGGTCGAACCGGAAGGATGGGACGATGTCTGCCGCAGCCTGGCAGCGGGCAAGATCCTCCCCGTTGCGCCCGATGCGCCGCCGACCGCTTGCGATGCCCTGCAGACCCCGGCGACGCGTCCGGTCAATTTCGAGGTTCTGAAAGCACGCTGCCCCTTCGGCCTGATCGCGACGCCAGCGGAAATTCGGGCCGCACAGCGGCTTGCATTCCAGAGGCTGCGCCTGGTCGTCGAACCGGGAGGTGCGGCTGCGCTGGCCGCCGTTCTGGCGGGCAAGGTCGAGCTTGCGGAGCGCACGGCCATCGTGCTGTCCGGCGGCAATACCGATCCTGCGAGCTTTGCCTCGGTACTGGCCGGGAACGATTGA
- a CDS encoding MAPEG family protein, translated as MIGMAILQPVVALAAWTMVMWFWLYGTRIPALSAAKVDPEELASDPANSLDNLLPPQVQWKAHNYNHLHEAPTVFYAVAITLAIIGQGDGLNAQIGWAYVALRVIHSIVQSTINKISLRFGVFALSSFCLMFLVARAALAMF; from the coding sequence ATGATCGGAATGGCGATACTGCAACCTGTGGTCGCGCTGGCCGCGTGGACCATGGTCATGTGGTTCTGGCTCTACGGCACCCGCATTCCGGCCCTCAGCGCCGCGAAGGTCGATCCTGAAGAGCTGGCCAGCGACCCGGCAAATTCACTCGACAATCTCCTTCCGCCGCAGGTCCAGTGGAAGGCCCACAATTACAACCACCTGCACGAGGCGCCGACCGTCTTCTATGCCGTTGCGATCACCCTTGCCATCATCGGCCAGGGAGATGGTCTCAATGCCCAGATCGGCTGGGCTTACGTTGCCCTGCGGGTAATCCACTCGATCGTGCAATCGACCATCAACAAGATCAGCCTGCGCTTCGGTGTCTTCGCGCTCTCGAGCTTCTGCCTGATGTTCCTCGTCGCCCGCGCTGCACTCGCCATGTTCTGA